The window CTCTCATCTCTcttctccccccctccttccttccccatgcTCCCTGCAGGCCATGGCGCATGCGGGGGCTCTGCCAAGCCCAGAAGACCCCAAGGAGCGTGGGGGtgcccagctcccccccagGGCCAGGGGGGacagtccccatccctgccccccAGAGCGCCAGGAGCCGTCCGACCCCCCCATGCAACAAGCTGTAAGCGCCCGCGCCGCGGGGTGCATGGaccctgctgtccccatgcTCCCCCCACGCCTGTCCTGGGGCTGCCACTGTTGtccccctcttcttttttttcccaaggttTCCCCCCACCCGCGCCTTGGGGGTGCATGAGGCTGGCTGTGGAGGTTTGGGGGTCCTGATGCTGAGCGGTGCCGCTGCGGGCGTCCCCTCCTTCCTcaccccttttccccccccccagatcAAGCGCTTCCTGAAGGAGGACTCGGAGGAGGCCGAGCTCACCCAGTTCCTCCGGGACTGCCCCCCCACCGATACCCCCCGCAAAGTGGAGCCCCCCGAGGGCAGGCGGGAGCCCGGCCACCCCCTCTGTGGCAGGGTCCCCGCCGAGGAGCCCGCCGATGACAGGGACGTGCGGCCCTTCTCTCGTCCTCGGCCCCTGGATGCCCAGCAGCTCATCACGGCCCCCCCGCCGCCCAGCCCCTCCCGGCCGCGCAGCCCCTGGGGGCAGCTGGACCCCTACGACTCCTCCGAGGTGCGATGGGTCCCTGGGGTATGGgcgggctgggagggggggcAAAGGGGTGTCCCTTTGTCCCCAGAGGATGTGCCTGCCCAGTGAGCCCAAGGGGACCCCTTGGATTGcctgggggggcacagccccggtGGGGAAAGCAGCGTCCCCTGTTCCACatcccctctccctgcaggaCGACAAGGAGTACGTGGGGTTTGCCACGCTCCCCAACCAGGTCCATCGCAAGTCGGTGAAGAAGGGCTTCGACTTCACGCTCATGGTGGCAGGTAGGGGCCTGGCGTGGTGGCCGGCGTGGGGACGGTGACCTGGGCGTCCCCTCACTGCTCCCCATCGCCCCAGGGGAGTCTGGGCTGGGGAAATCCACCCTCGTCAACAGCCTCTTCCTGACGGACATGTACAGGGACCGCAAGTTCCTGAATGCTGAAGGTAAGATCAGCccgcaccgggcaccgggcagcAGCCGTGAACACCCCGATGCTGCGGGGAGGGGATGCGGATGGGTTTGGAGGGACATCTCCATCTGTGCCCCAcccccaggggctggcagctcctctctgcACCCAGCTGGGCTCCTCCGGTCCCTCACACCCGCGTTTGTCCCTTCTGGGCTTCCCCAAAGGCAGAAGCAGGCGCGATGCTTTGCCAAGGCAGCAGGGCCCCCCAGCACAGTGCCCCCCCCACCAGGCTTTGTCCTGGGCTGCAAAGCAGAGGGGGAACAAAGCCTGGCTTGTTGGGCTGGGGACAGTCGGGGTCCGGGACACGGTGCCACGTGGACGGCTCCACTTCAGCTGCGGTGGCCACGCTAATTAAAAATAGCCCGAAAGGTCCAGATCCCCGCGGTCCGGGGGGGTTATTGGGTTTGTTTGGGTTGCCAGGAGCAATTTTCAGCCTAAATGAACACACACAGCcgcacacacacagagtgaTGAGAGCATCCCTGGGGCGTGGGGATGCAGAGACACGGTGTgtgcaggggggctgggggtaaAGGGTTATTAAAACACACAGTGGTGGGGCTGTGGAGTCACACAGGGGTGCAGGGAGCTGAAAATACTCCCAAGGTGATGCTCCAGCAGCCCACCTTCCTCATCCTCACGCTGCCCTGGCTGTGTTCACAGAAGGAGGGCTCCTGTTGGCTTCTGAGTTCAAAAGCCAAAAGCAGCTGTGGGCAGTGAAGTGCTTGGGTTTGGAGGACAAGGTGACCAGGAGTATGGGGAcactgggagctgggaggcATCCTGTGCCCCCAGGGGTTGGATGTGACCCCAGGCTCTGTTCTAGCACAGGGAGAGCagtggctgcaggctggggctgagctggggtgGGTGCCCTGCTTGGTGCTGGACAGATGCTGTCACAGGAGGTGATGGCATGGCCACTGGGGAAGGGTGAGCGTGGTGCCACCATGGCTGTTCCCACCGTGTGCGGAGATGAGTGCATCCTGCTCGTCCCTGCCCCTCACCCGGGGTGCCCGCACCATCCCCGTTTCTCCTGCCCTCGCAGAGCGCATCACGCAGACAGTGGAGATCACCAAGCACGTGGTGGACATTGAGGAGAAGGGCGTCAAGCTGCGCCTGACCATTGTGGACACGCCGGGCTTTGGGGACGCCGTCAACAACACCGAGTGGTGCGGGGAGAGGGACGTGGGTGTGCTGgggtggccctggggacagggagtgctgctgtgggtgcGAGCGGCTCCGAGGCAGGGACGCCCCACGGTGCTGTGGTTTGTGCAGCCCCCGTCCTCGGGACGCTGAGCCCTGGGAAGAGGTGTTGGGCCCGGGGATGTTGGGGTTGGGACTGGGGAAAGCCCATGGGGGCTCCAGTGGTtacccctgctgccagccctcctgTTCCCCCAGCTGGAAGCCGGTGGCTGACTACATCGACCAGCAGTTCGAGCAGTATTTCCGTGATGAGAGTGGCCTGAACCGGAAAAACATCCAGGACAACCGTGTCCACTGCTGCATCTACTTCATCTCGCCCTTCGGCCATGGGTAGGAGCATCAcccccccttccctgcccaccTGGGGctctcagcagcaccagggggTCAGAGAAGGGACTGGGGGCTCACTgagctcccctgcagcctccgGCCCCTGGACGTGGAGTTCATGCGAGCCCTGCACCAGCGGGTGAACATTGTGCCTGTGCTGGCCAAGGCGGACACCCTGACACCCTCTGAGGTGGAGCGCATGAAGAACAAGGTGAGGGGGAGCTGATCCTGCCTGGGGCTGTCCCCTCACATCCGGGGGCTGTGGTCCCCTCTTGCCTGGTGGTCCTTCCCATTCCCTGCCTGGGCTTTGCTGTGGAGCATCCCCTGTGACCCCCAGTACTGATGGTCCCCAGGGTCCTCTCTCTGGGGGGTAGGGGTGTCTGTGACATCCTGCCCCCCTCCTGTGGGGGAAAGGTTTGCTGGGTGTGTGGCTGGTCCCTGGGGGACACCAGGTGTGTGCCCTGCCCGTGGCGCTTCCTCACCCCCTTTCCAAGGGGCAGAGACCAGTCCTCACCCGGGCTGTGTGCGCAGATCCGTGAGGAGATCGACCACTACGGGATCCGCATCTACCAGTTCCCCGAGTGTGACTCAGACGAGGATGAGGAGTTCAAGCTGCAGGACCAGGCGCTGAAGGTGGGTTgggcccctgcagccccagggccgtGGGGAGCACACTGTCCCTGGTGCCAGGCACGGTGCGTTTGGGATGTATGGCACGGGGCTGGACAcctccctgagctgctgccacctgTAGCTCAGTGGGATGGAGAAACCCTGCTGCGAGCTCCACCACCCCACAGCCAGGGCTCCGGGGCATcttggcagagctgtgctggatACGGCCGGGGAGATGTGGGTGGGGGGATTTGGACCGAGCCCTGCTATAACCCTCGCCATCCTCCTGCAGGAGAGCATCCCCTTCGCTGTCATCGGCAGCAACACGGTCGTGGAGGCCAAGGGCCGGCGCGTCCGCGGGCGCCTCTACCCCTGGGGCATCGTGGAAGGTAACAGCATGGGGGGACCTGtccctgcagggatggggacacagagtcatagaatcatagaatatcccgagttggaatggacccgtaaggatcatcaagtccaactcctggcaccgcacaggtgTGCCCAAAATTTTAGAGCATGCGCCTAAGGGCACAGTCCAACCATTGCGCACCCCTTCTCCATGCTGTGGTCCCCACgctggggggtttggggaggggggggggctggtGGGGCCCCCTGACCCCCGGCTCCCCTGCAGTGGAGAACCCGTCCCACTGCGACTTCGTGAAGCTGCGCACCATGCTGGTGAGGACACACATGCAGGACCTGAAGGACGTGACGCGGGAGACCCACTACGAGAACTACCGCACGCAGTGCATCCAGAGCATGACCCGCATGGTGGTGAAGGAGAGGAACCGCAAGTACGGGGCTGGGagtggggctgggctgtggggagggatggggcagcctctcttctccctgggGTGGCATTGGGGTGGCCCTTTCCTTGCTGGCTGGAGGGGTTGGTGGGGACCCTTTGTCCCCACGGGCTCTGGGGCcagagcagagcaagcagcTGGTGCCAAGGCTCTGCCCTCAATGCCCACCAGACTCGTGGTACTTGCATTCCCTTCAGAATCCCCAGAATTTCAGGGGTGACCCCAAAAAGCAGGTGCCCCAcggagctggctgcagagccctcACCGGCGCAGTGTGGGGGCTTGGCGGGTGGCTTGTCCTTGTCTGGGGGGGTGGTCACGGGTGGCAGTCGGGGACGGCTGGTGGTGACAATGGGTGCCCTAAGCTCGTCTCTCCATGCATGCTGTGGGAGAAGGAGGCAGCCCTCCACGCTGCGGCTGTGCTGCGCCGACTGCTCTGCAGACTGAGCCAGGGACGTGCTCGTCCCCTGCTGCCACCGCTGCCTgcgtcccccagcccctctATAAAGTGCTTGCTGGTACCCAATGCTGTCTTGGTCCTTCTGTGCCTGCAAGGGCCCTGCAGGAAAGTACCTGGGGGGCTCCTGAGGACAGCCAGCCCCAGACCACCTGCCCATTGCCCAGATCAGCATCTAGTTGCCCACTGTCAagcttcccatggcaggggcatGGTGCTGGCAGTGCCCACAGCACTGGGAGGATGCAGTTCCCCTGCAGATCTGTGTCACTGGGGCCACCCACCTCACCCAGGCATGGTGGGGTTGCAGGGACCCTGCCCAGCACTGTCACCCAAGCACCCACCTCCAGCAGTGCCCAAGGGGTCTGCAGGCGCTCGTGTTTGCCACGGCCCCGCTGTGTCCCCATCTGGTGGCACCCAGCTTTCCCAGCCAAAGGGAGGCAACCCCAAACTGGGGTGATGCTAGCTCGGGGtgtgggaggcagctgggtgcCTGTTTTAAGAAGGTCCCTCAGgtgggtgcccagggctggtgAAGCCGCTTGGCCCGTGCCTGGTGCCAGCTCCAACCTCATctcactgctggggctggagctggagctggccaCCATCCCTGCGGCTCCAAAATTCCCCCTGCCACTGTCAGGAGCACGGGCGGGGATCTCCCAAACAGAGCAAAACTCAACCAGAAACCATCCCCTGCCTTTGCATGCCTGCACTACCCCAGCACCAGGGGCAACCTCCCCACACATCAGCTCTGCCACAGCCGGCACCACTCCTGCACGTCCCCGCACTGCGGGCACGAGGTGACATGCGTGACTGCTGCGAGCGGCAGCGGTGTCACAGCCACGTGGTCTCCTGCTGGGGCAGCGCGTGGCTCCCGCAGGGACCCAGCCACCAGAGCTGGTCCCTCCCCGTGTCCTTGCCATGGGAGAAGCCATCGATCCAGCCCGCTGCGATGGGGTGGCCGCGGGCAGGATGCGCTGTACCACGAGTGCCTTTCCCGGATGATGCTCTGGGAAAGCAGcgcagtgctgctgggagcaggggctgtggcaCAGCCCGGCTGTCTTCAGGGGCTAGGGGACACCAGGGGGCCAGCACTGTCCCCTTTGGTTGGCCCCAGCTCTTGTATGGGTCTGGGAGATATTTTCTGAGTCGGGGGAGGAGGGTTCGGTTCTGGAGGTGGGGATAGGAACAACCTCATCTCCTCTCTCTGCCCCACAGCAAACTGACGCGGGAGAGCGGGACAGATTTCCCCATCCCTGTCATCCCCCCGGTGCCCGATTCAGAGACGGAGAAGCTCATCCGGGAGAAGGACGAGGAGGTGAGCACAGGGCCCCCCGAGCATCCTGCTgtccccctgctctgcccccagaCCCAGCAGGGTACATCCTGCAGGTGAGCT is drawn from Aythya fuligula isolate bAytFul2 chromosome 20, bAytFul2.pri, whole genome shotgun sequence and contains these coding sequences:
- the SEPTIN4 gene encoding septin-4 isoform X1, translated to MQQAIKRFLKEDSEEAELTQFLRDCPPTDTPRKVEPPEGRREPGHPLCGRVPAEEPADDRDVRPFSRPRPLDAQQLITAPPPPSPSRPRSPWGQLDPYDSSEDDKEYVGFATLPNQVHRKSVKKGFDFTLMVAGESGLGKSTLVNSLFLTDMYRDRKFLNAEERITQTVEITKHVVDIEEKGVKLRLTIVDTPGFGDAVNNTECWKPVADYIDQQFEQYFRDESGLNRKNIQDNRVHCCIYFISPFGHGLRPLDVEFMRALHQRVNIVPVLAKADTLTPSEVERMKNKIREEIDHYGIRIYQFPECDSDEDEEFKLQDQALKESIPFAVIGSNTVVEAKGRRVRGRLYPWGIVEVENPSHCDFVKLRTMLVRTHMQDLKDVTRETHYENYRTQCIQSMTRMVVKERNRNKLTRESGTDFPIPVIPPVPDSETEKLIREKDEELRRMQEMLQKIQKQMKDSH
- the SEPTIN4 gene encoding septin-4 isoform X2, yielding MIKRFLKEDSEEAELTQFLRDCPPTDTPRKVEPPEGRREPGHPLCGRVPAEEPADDRDVRPFSRPRPLDAQQLITAPPPPSPSRPRSPWGQLDPYDSSEDDKEYVGFATLPNQVHRKSVKKGFDFTLMVAGESGLGKSTLVNSLFLTDMYRDRKFLNAEERITQTVEITKHVVDIEEKGVKLRLTIVDTPGFGDAVNNTECWKPVADYIDQQFEQYFRDESGLNRKNIQDNRVHCCIYFISPFGHGLRPLDVEFMRALHQRVNIVPVLAKADTLTPSEVERMKNKIREEIDHYGIRIYQFPECDSDEDEEFKLQDQALKESIPFAVIGSNTVVEAKGRRVRGRLYPWGIVEVENPSHCDFVKLRTMLVRTHMQDLKDVTRETHYENYRTQCIQSMTRMVVKERNRNKLTRESGTDFPIPVIPPVPDSETEKLIREKDEELRRMQEMLQKIQKQMKDSH